A window of the Gordonia humi genome harbors these coding sequences:
- a CDS encoding DUF2231 domain-containing protein yields the protein MNTTNGLPLHPLVVHLVVVLVPLTALAVIVAALWPRARAWMGPLPAVLALLGLIVTPIATTAGEDLEHTLGSSPAIETHASAGDVVIIGTGCLFGAAALLYLSGASWATSRLPLSPSVLTAVDVVARVLGVAASIAAVYLVYRAGDTGAHAVWGG from the coding sequence ATGAACACCACCAACGGGCTGCCGTTGCATCCACTGGTCGTACATCTCGTCGTCGTCCTCGTCCCACTCACCGCGCTCGCAGTGATCGTCGCCGCACTGTGGCCGCGGGCCCGCGCCTGGATGGGGCCGCTTCCGGCGGTCCTCGCACTCCTCGGACTGATCGTCACCCCGATCGCGACGACGGCGGGAGAAGACCTCGAACACACGCTGGGATCCTCGCCCGCGATCGAGACACACGCCTCGGCAGGAGACGTCGTCATCATCGGCACCGGATGCCTGTTCGGCGCCGCCGCACTGCTGTACCTGTCCGGAGCGTCGTGGGCGACGAGTCGCCTCCCGTTGTCACCGTCGGTGCTCACGGCGGTGGACGTCGTCGCTCGCGTCCTCGGCGTGGCCGCGTCGATCGCCGCCGTATACCTCGTCTATCGGGCGGGAGACACCGGAGCGCACGCCGTCTGGGGCGGCTGA
- a CDS encoding ABC transporter ATP-binding protein, with protein sequence MPVPSPNLDGISVDVDGLTRRFADDTGLAPVDLHIQAGEFVSVLGPSGCGKSTLLRCLAGLEHPDAGRVAFGDRVVFDAETGVDVGVRRRGLGMVFQDLALWPHLTVAGNVAFPLKVAGVGRTETAERVAAILDRVDLAGAADKSPHELSGGQQQRVAIARAVVARPGVLLLDEPFSALDVALRTRLRAELRDLVTALALTTVFVTHDQTEAMAMSDRVVVMNDGSIVQIGEPERLYRHPADRFVAEFLGPVNDLPSGGAVRPEAVRVVGVDDTDLTGVVDGSVYVGGTFEVTCHVGGVDGPWLLRTPSRHAPGSSIGLAVDTGEMILR encoded by the coding sequence GTGCCTGTGCCCAGTCCGAACCTCGACGGGATCAGCGTCGACGTCGACGGACTGACCCGGCGGTTCGCCGACGACACCGGGCTCGCTCCCGTCGACCTGCACATTCAGGCGGGGGAGTTCGTATCGGTGCTCGGTCCGTCGGGCTGTGGGAAATCGACGCTGCTGCGGTGTCTGGCCGGCCTGGAGCACCCCGACGCCGGTCGTGTCGCGTTCGGCGACCGGGTGGTGTTCGACGCCGAGACAGGCGTCGACGTCGGAGTCCGACGGCGAGGGCTGGGCATGGTGTTCCAGGATCTCGCGCTGTGGCCGCACCTGACGGTCGCGGGCAACGTCGCCTTTCCGCTGAAGGTCGCGGGCGTCGGACGCACCGAGACCGCGGAGCGAGTGGCGGCGATACTCGACCGCGTCGACCTCGCCGGGGCCGCCGACAAGTCGCCGCACGAATTGTCGGGTGGTCAGCAGCAGCGGGTCGCGATCGCCCGCGCCGTAGTCGCCCGGCCCGGAGTGCTGCTGCTCGACGAACCCTTCTCCGCGCTCGACGTCGCCCTGCGGACCAGGCTGCGCGCGGAACTGCGCGATCTGGTCACCGCGCTGGCGCTCACCACCGTGTTCGTGACTCATGATCAGACCGAGGCCATGGCGATGTCCGACCGGGTGGTCGTGATGAACGACGGGTCGATCGTGCAGATCGGCGAGCCGGAGCGCCTGTACCGGCATCCGGCCGACCGATTCGTCGCCGAGTTCCTGGGGCCGGTGAACGATCTGCCGTCCGGCGGTGCGGTCCGCCCCGAGGCCGTACGCGTCGTCGGCGTCGACGACACCGATCTGACCGGCGTCGTCGACGGCAGTGTGTACGTCGGTGGAACGTTCGAGGTGACCTGTCATGTGGGCGGCGTCGACGGGCCGTGGTTGCTTCGCACTCCCTCGCGTCACGCGCCCGGATCGTCGATCGGGCTGGCCGTCGACACCGGGGAGATGATCCTGCGATGA
- a CDS encoding extracellular solute-binding protein produces MRRGWTWATVVVAATVLAACGSAPPLPGAEVDATWSPPPGLSGELTLYSANPQKLTDDLAHAFTEATGVKVDVFGAETGKLTAKLDAEWANPRADVVYLASWAPAAKYAAAGRLLEHRVPDAAAVRDDWTGPDDQFVGRDGSALALVVNTKVAPSTPKDWSDLAAPEFRGKVLMPDPRESGTARDLIAAMVAGHGRDKTWALFDELFANGLAVQGANGPALDDVTAGSHAVVLGGVDYSAYTAIDKGEPLQVVSPSSGTTVTPRPVMILRGTENPAAAAAFVDFMMSVQGEQISAAHKMIPGRSDVAVAPGVRPYEDIERLSFTWDQITEIGGDVLAEFTKRYLTR; encoded by the coding sequence ATGAGACGCGGGTGGACATGGGCGACGGTCGTGGTGGCGGCGACAGTGCTGGCCGCCTGCGGGTCGGCGCCGCCGCTGCCCGGCGCGGAGGTCGACGCGACCTGGAGTCCGCCGCCGGGACTCTCCGGGGAACTGACTCTCTACTCGGCGAATCCGCAGAAGCTCACCGACGATCTCGCACACGCGTTCACCGAGGCCACGGGCGTGAAGGTGGACGTCTTCGGTGCCGAGACCGGCAAGCTGACCGCCAAACTCGATGCCGAGTGGGCCAACCCGCGCGCGGACGTCGTCTACCTCGCATCCTGGGCGCCCGCCGCGAAGTACGCCGCGGCCGGTCGTCTCCTGGAACACCGAGTGCCCGACGCCGCCGCGGTCCGCGACGACTGGACCGGACCGGACGATCAGTTCGTCGGTCGGGACGGCTCGGCGCTGGCGCTGGTCGTGAACACGAAGGTCGCGCCGTCGACGCCGAAGGACTGGTCCGATCTGGCCGCGCCCGAGTTCAGGGGCAAGGTCCTCATGCCCGATCCGCGGGAGTCGGGCACGGCTCGCGATCTGATCGCGGCGATGGTCGCCGGCCACGGACGGGACAAGACGTGGGCGCTGTTCGACGAGCTCTTCGCTAACGGGCTCGCGGTGCAGGGTGCCAACGGTCCCGCGCTCGATGATGTGACCGCGGGTTCGCACGCGGTGGTCCTCGGCGGTGTGGACTACTCCGCGTACACGGCGATCGACAAGGGCGAACCGCTCCAGGTGGTGTCGCCGTCTTCGGGTACCACCGTCACGCCGAGGCCGGTCATGATTCTCCGCGGGACCGAGAACCCGGCGGCCGCGGCCGCGTTCGTCGACTTCATGATGTCGGTGCAGGGGGAGCAGATCTCGGCGGCGCACAAGATGATCCCGGGACGCAGCGACGTCGCCGTCGCACCCGGTGTCCGCCCGTACGAGGACATCGAACGGCTCAGTTTCACCTGGGACCAGATCACCGAGATCGGCGGCGACGTGCTCGCCGAGTTCACGAAGCGGTATCTGACGCGGTGA
- a CDS encoding ABC transporter permease, producing the protein MNSIRTPQRRRGRVGGRGVLALAVILAIAVAAPLVAVLVRAVIGYDGSPSALGALADADNLRVIGNTVLLGVLVVVIATVMAAPLAYLMSWTPMRDKRWVDVAVMVPFMTPPYVAALAWMDFTRVDGLADRWLGTWVGDGVRAVLNTPVGMAAIMACELFTFLYLLLRNRFDAMSASSDEAAEVSGASWGQRLRWVTSPLMTPTFALGALVVFLRACAEFGTPITLGNRIGFPVLVSEIYRDVTIDPLDFPRASAFASVLLGMGVTVWGLQQWVARREVPLGARTGRRVLVRGGRWRLVGYPWIAVVLLVSVVVPFVAVIIGAMTVLRSGPLNLSNLTFDYFTRVLQPGKGLEALENSAVLAAVAATAATVFVLAYVSVMTVARSKSPAMPGLRRVVDLLGVAPDTVPTIVLVIGFIFLWNAPWLPVTPYNSVWMIVLAYTVIMLPLVLQSIKSSRMSFGDGLVEASAAAGASSWQTMRHIVVPLMAPGIVAGWLLGFLFGLREVVASSLLRPASLELVSPWILSEFDQGNRPEAMAMTVVGVLTSTVVLVVLEWWRRRMAAARVG; encoded by the coding sequence GTGAACTCCATCCGTACACCGCAGCGTCGGCGCGGTCGTGTCGGCGGTCGGGGTGTGCTCGCTCTCGCGGTGATCCTCGCGATCGCTGTCGCGGCTCCGCTCGTGGCGGTGCTGGTGCGCGCGGTGATCGGTTATGACGGGAGCCCGTCGGCGCTGGGTGCCCTCGCCGATGCGGACAATCTGCGTGTCATCGGCAACACGGTGCTCCTGGGTGTGCTCGTGGTGGTGATCGCCACGGTCATGGCCGCGCCGTTGGCGTATCTCATGTCGTGGACGCCGATGCGTGATAAGCGGTGGGTCGATGTCGCGGTGATGGTGCCGTTCATGACTCCGCCGTATGTCGCGGCGTTGGCTTGGATGGACTTCACTCGTGTCGACGGTCTGGCCGATCGCTGGCTCGGGACGTGGGTCGGTGACGGGGTCCGTGCGGTCCTGAACACTCCGGTCGGGATGGCTGCGATCATGGCGTGTGAGTTGTTCACGTTCTTGTATCTGTTGTTGCGCAATCGGTTCGATGCGATGTCGGCGTCGAGTGATGAGGCTGCTGAGGTGTCGGGGGCGTCGTGGGGTCAGCGTCTGCGGTGGGTCACGTCGCCGTTGATGACGCCGACGTTCGCGTTGGGTGCGTTGGTGGTGTTCTTGCGGGCGTGTGCCGAGTTCGGTACACCGATCACGTTGGGTAATCGCATCGGTTTTCCGGTGTTGGTGTCGGAGATCTATCGGGACGTGACGATCGATCCGCTCGATTTCCCGCGCGCGTCGGCGTTCGCGTCGGTGTTGCTCGGTATGGGTGTGACGGTGTGGGGTCTGCAGCAGTGGGTTGCGCGTAGGGAGGTGCCGCTGGGTGCGCGGACCGGGCGTCGGGTGTTGGTTCGCGGCGGCCGTTGGCGGCTGGTCGGCTACCCGTGGATCGCCGTGGTCCTCCTGGTGTCGGTCGTGGTGCCGTTCGTCGCGGTGATCATCGGCGCGATGACGGTCCTGCGCTCGGGTCCGTTGAACCTGAGCAATCTCACCTTCGACTACTTCACTCGTGTCCTGCAGCCGGGGAAGGGACTCGAGGCGTTGGAGAACAGCGCGGTCCTGGCGGCGGTCGCCGCGACCGCCGCCACGGTCTTCGTGCTCGCGTACGTCAGCGTCATGACGGTTGCCCGGTCGAAGTCCCCCGCGATGCCCGGGTTGCGTCGTGTCGTGGATCTGTTGGGTGTGGCGCCGGATACGGTGCCGACGATCGTGCTGGTCATCGGCTTCATCTTCCTGTGGAATGCGCCCTGGCTTCCGGTGACCCCGTACAACTCTGTGTGGATGATTGTTCTGGCCTACACGGTGATCATGCTGCCGTTGGTTCTGCAGTCGATCAAGTCCTCGCGTATGTCGTTCGGTGACGGTTTGGTGGAGGCGAGTGCTGCGGCCGGGGCGTCGTCGTGGCAGACGATGCGGCACATCGTGGTGCCTTTGATGGCGCCGGGGATCGTCGCCGGTTGGCTCCTCGGTTTCTTGTTCGGGTTGCGTGAGGTGGTGGCGTCGTCGTTGCTGCGGCCGGCCTCGCTCGAGCTGGTGTCGCCGTGGATTCTTTCTGAGTTCGATCAGGGGAACCGGCCGGAGGCGATGGCGATGACGGTGGTCGGTGTCCTCACCTCCACGGTGGTGCTCGTCGTCCTGGAGTGGTGGCGACGACGCATGGCCGCGGCGCGGGTCGGGTGA
- a CDS encoding DoxX family protein has translation MLTKVTKSVDGWSAWGLAAFRIVVGFLFFCHGASTLFGWFLTSHGGETAQIGAWPSWYAGVIEFVGGLLVMVGWGTRTAALLGAGSMAVAYFWKHQGDGLLPVQNDGESATLFCWALLLLVFLGPGRFALESVVWRRGRPQPQPQPRAASGDRRLAVVGE, from the coding sequence ATGCTTACCAAAGTTACGAAGAGCGTCGACGGTTGGTCCGCGTGGGGGCTGGCGGCCTTTCGGATCGTCGTCGGATTCCTGTTCTTCTGTCATGGTGCGTCGACACTGTTCGGTTGGTTCCTGACCTCGCACGGCGGTGAGACGGCGCAGATCGGCGCCTGGCCGTCGTGGTATGCGGGTGTCATCGAGTTCGTCGGCGGTCTACTGGTCATGGTCGGGTGGGGCACCCGGACCGCGGCTCTTCTCGGTGCGGGGTCGATGGCCGTCGCCTACTTCTGGAAGCATCAGGGCGACGGGTTGCTGCCCGTGCAGAACGACGGGGAGTCCGCGACCCTGTTCTGCTGGGCTCTGCTTCTGCTGGTCTTTCTGGGTCCGGGCCGATTCGCGCTCGAGTCGGTGGTGTGGCGACGCGGTCGGCCGCAGCCGCAGCCGCAGCCGCGGGCGGCGAGCGGCGATCGGAGGCTGGCGGTGGTCGGGGAATAG
- a CDS encoding winged helix-turn-helix transcriptional regulator, whose translation MNWLDYDTENCSVQRTLDVIGDRWSVLILREVFNGIRRFDQIRQHTGISDSVLANRLRRLVDDDVLRAVDYAEPGARRRKEYRLTDAGLDLQPVLLSLLAWGDAHRSDPSGPALQIGHDGCGAHVHLELRCDDGHRITDPSAVHAEPGPGARRI comes from the coding sequence ATGAACTGGCTCGACTACGACACCGAGAACTGCTCGGTGCAGCGAACGCTCGACGTGATCGGCGACCGCTGGAGCGTCTTGATCCTGCGCGAGGTGTTCAACGGCATCCGTCGATTCGACCAGATCAGGCAGCACACCGGCATCTCCGACTCGGTCCTGGCCAACAGGCTGCGTCGCCTCGTCGACGACGACGTGCTCCGCGCCGTCGACTACGCCGAACCCGGCGCGCGACGCCGCAAGGAGTATCGCCTCACCGATGCCGGACTCGATCTCCAGCCGGTGTTGCTGTCACTCCTGGCGTGGGGCGATGCGCACCGCTCCGACCCGAGCGGACCGGCCCTTCAGATCGGCCACGACGGCTGCGGCGCACACGTGCACCTGGAACTCCGCTGCGACGACGGCCATCGCATCACCGACCCGAGTGCCGTGCACGCCGAACCGGGTCCGGGGGCACGGCGCATCTGA
- a CDS encoding PaaI family thioesterase, with product MTDTPALPDLGPDTASEFLKAAGFIVTVATGTRVEGHVDLGERHHTPWGVVHGGLYATIVESAGSIGASAAVVDRGQFAVGVHNATDFLRPSKGGRATVLAEPIQQGRIQQLWLVEITDAASGKTLARGQLRLQNVPLPE from the coding sequence ATGACCGACACCCCCGCACTGCCCGACCTCGGGCCGGACACCGCGAGCGAATTCCTGAAAGCGGCCGGCTTCATCGTCACCGTCGCGACCGGAACCAGGGTCGAAGGCCACGTCGACCTGGGCGAGCGGCACCACACACCGTGGGGTGTGGTGCACGGCGGCCTGTACGCCACCATCGTCGAGAGCGCGGGCAGCATCGGTGCGAGCGCCGCCGTCGTCGATCGCGGGCAGTTCGCGGTCGGCGTCCACAATGCGACGGACTTCCTGCGTCCGTCGAAGGGCGGCCGCGCGACGGTCCTCGCCGAGCCGATTCAACAGGGTCGGATCCAGCAGTTGTGGCTCGTGGAGATCACCGACGCCGCGAGCGGTAAGACCCTGGCCCGCGGACAACTGCGACTGCAGAACGTTCCGCTGCCAGAATGA
- a CDS encoding cysteine hydrolase family protein, translated as MTDYLDPHWPTAVLVIIDVQRDFVDSVPGTADVVPTIARLASSFRAAGRPIVHVVRSYAAGESDVDVVRRSAIEAGEAAVEPGTPGARIPDELLPAVVDLDWDLLRSGRVQRLGDVDHALYKPRWSAFYRTRLDALLRGADVDTVVVAGCNLPNCPRATLFDASERDYRTVLVTDATSQTTAERIADLELIGVRSATVDEVTGAIGRSASVSAVGGHTDVCRDDDAGRHQ; from the coding sequence ATGACCGACTACCTCGATCCGCACTGGCCGACGGCGGTCCTGGTGATCATCGATGTGCAGCGCGACTTCGTCGACTCCGTCCCGGGCACCGCCGACGTGGTGCCGACGATCGCCAGGCTCGCGTCGTCGTTCCGGGCGGCCGGGCGGCCGATCGTTCACGTCGTGCGGTCGTACGCCGCGGGCGAGAGCGATGTCGACGTGGTCCGTCGGTCCGCGATCGAGGCGGGCGAGGCCGCAGTCGAACCGGGAACACCGGGCGCGCGGATACCCGACGAACTGCTGCCCGCCGTCGTCGACCTCGACTGGGATCTGCTGAGGTCGGGACGGGTCCAGCGACTCGGCGACGTCGATCACGCGCTCTACAAACCGCGCTGGTCGGCGTTCTATCGGACCCGCCTGGACGCGCTGCTGCGGGGAGCCGACGTCGACACCGTGGTGGTCGCCGGCTGCAATCTGCCGAACTGCCCGCGCGCCACGCTGTTCGACGCGTCCGAACGCGACTACCGGACGGTGCTGGTGACAGATGCGACGTCGCAGACCACGGCCGAGCGGATCGCCGATCTGGAGCTGATCGGGGTGCGGTCCGCGACGGTGGACGAGGTCACGGGGGCGATCGGGCGGTCCGCGTCTGTGTCAGCGGTGGGTGGGCACACCGACGTCTGTCGCGACGACGATGCCGGCCGCCACCAGTGA
- a CDS encoding CaiB/BaiF CoA transferase family protein: MSTLPLDGVRVLDLSTVFMGPYATQVLAEWGADVIKVESPKGDQVRGIADDAGTGVGPVFVNANRGKRSIALDLKQPEATSILHRLVAEADLFVHNIRPPAAARLGITFEDLHAINPRLVHCGFRGYARGGPLADQPAYDDVIQASSGVATAQAVNGAEPAYWRSAAADKVIGLYGAAAACAALHARDVSGVGRAVEVPMLEGMASFMLLDRQGGWIPDPPTGPTGYVRTDSPNRRPYATKDGHLAVMVYADKHWTSFFDLIGRPELNDDPRFSDIRGRTAHVDDLYALLAEEMATRTTAEWSAAFASADIPHGPVNSIEDLFDDPQLSASDFFAPVEQPGLGSARLARPPIDHAAAGEEFERHTPRPAPLLGQHSQEILAELGYSADERRSLVAAGIVVATDVGVPTHR; this comes from the coding sequence ATGAGCACGCTCCCACTCGACGGGGTCCGCGTCCTGGACCTCTCCACCGTCTTCATGGGCCCGTACGCTACCCAGGTACTCGCCGAGTGGGGCGCCGACGTCATCAAGGTCGAGTCGCCGAAGGGCGATCAGGTCCGCGGTATCGCCGATGACGCCGGCACGGGAGTCGGACCGGTGTTCGTCAACGCCAACCGGGGCAAACGCTCGATCGCGCTGGACCTCAAACAGCCCGAAGCCACGTCGATCCTGCATCGCCTCGTCGCGGAGGCGGACCTGTTCGTGCACAACATCCGGCCGCCTGCCGCCGCTCGCCTCGGCATCACCTTCGAGGATCTGCACGCGATCAATCCGCGTCTGGTGCACTGCGGCTTCCGCGGGTACGCGCGGGGCGGACCGCTCGCCGACCAGCCGGCCTACGACGATGTCATCCAGGCGTCGAGCGGCGTCGCGACGGCCCAGGCGGTGAACGGGGCCGAGCCCGCGTACTGGCGTTCCGCGGCCGCGGACAAGGTGATCGGACTCTACGGCGCGGCCGCCGCCTGCGCAGCGTTGCACGCCCGCGACGTGTCCGGGGTCGGACGCGCCGTCGAGGTCCCGATGCTCGAGGGCATGGCCTCGTTCATGCTGCTCGACCGCCAGGGCGGCTGGATCCCCGACCCGCCGACCGGGCCGACCGGTTACGTCCGCACCGACTCGCCCAACCGACGCCCGTACGCGACGAAAGACGGGCACCTCGCAGTGATGGTGTACGCGGACAAGCACTGGACGTCGTTCTTCGATCTCATCGGACGCCCCGAACTGAATGACGATCCACGGTTCTCCGACATCCGCGGACGGACCGCGCACGTCGACGATCTGTACGCGCTGCTCGCCGAGGAGATGGCCACCCGGACGACCGCCGAGTGGTCGGCGGCGTTCGCGTCCGCCGACATCCCGCACGGCCCGGTGAACTCGATCGAGGACCTGTTCGACGATCCGCAGCTCAGCGCCTCGGACTTCTTCGCACCGGTGGAGCAGCCCGGACTGGGATCGGCGCGTCTGGCGCGTCCGCCGATCGATCACGCCGCGGCGGGTGAGGAGTTCGAACGACACACACCCCGCCCCGCCCCGCTCCTGGGACAGCACAGCCAGGAGATCCTGGCCGAACTCGGCTACAGCGCTGACGAGCGCCGGTCACTGGTGGCGGCCGGCATCGTCGTCGCGACAGACGTCGGTGTGCCCACCCACCGCTGA
- a CDS encoding acyl-CoA dehydrogenase family protein, translating to MNDQTLQTAAADADLVQMMRDVLDGDVTDRLTAAGSGVVFDEALWTQLAELGLVALTTPEKDGGSGAGLLEAAALYSEAAANARHLPLIETDLLANWLLATAGLPVGDPTTPRTVAVLDESGHAAAVPWLGGARSVVIVRRGGGSTTVVDVEASALGAVADIASVPTNSGQPRADLALTGELPAGAELADADAVLDELALRGALARAAQCAGALQKAVDLAVEHTSVRIQFGRPLAKFQAVQQLVADAAAESALARAAVDAAVSEAAAEGLRDPAAATKIAVARSCAGHAASVVVRNTHQAHGAIGTTQEHPLHLFTLAALDWRSEFGTTRAWDRALGALVRAAPTQLWPVVIGQAERAARR from the coding sequence ATGAACGATCAGACTCTGCAGACCGCCGCCGCCGACGCCGATCTGGTGCAGATGATGCGCGACGTCCTCGACGGTGATGTGACCGATCGGCTCACCGCCGCGGGGAGCGGTGTCGTCTTCGACGAGGCGCTGTGGACCCAGCTCGCCGAACTCGGTCTCGTCGCGCTGACGACGCCGGAGAAGGACGGTGGCTCCGGTGCGGGACTTCTCGAAGCGGCCGCCCTGTACAGCGAGGCCGCCGCGAACGCACGGCATCTTCCGCTGATCGAGACGGACCTGCTCGCCAACTGGCTGCTGGCGACCGCCGGACTGCCCGTCGGCGACCCGACGACGCCGCGCACCGTCGCCGTGCTCGACGAGAGCGGTCATGCCGCCGCGGTGCCGTGGCTCGGCGGCGCACGGTCGGTCGTCATCGTCCGCCGCGGCGGCGGCTCCACGACGGTCGTCGACGTCGAAGCGAGCGCGCTGGGCGCCGTCGCCGACATCGCATCGGTGCCGACGAACTCCGGCCAGCCGCGCGCCGACCTCGCGCTGACCGGCGAGCTGCCCGCCGGAGCCGAACTCGCCGACGCCGACGCCGTGCTCGACGAGCTGGCGTTGCGCGGAGCCCTCGCCCGAGCCGCACAGTGCGCGGGTGCGCTACAGAAGGCCGTCGACCTCGCCGTCGAGCACACGAGTGTCCGCATCCAGTTCGGCCGGCCGCTCGCCAAGTTCCAGGCCGTTCAGCAGTTGGTGGCCGACGCCGCCGCCGAATCGGCGCTGGCCCGAGCCGCCGTCGACGCCGCGGTGTCGGAGGCGGCGGCCGAGGGGCTGCGCGATCCCGCGGCCGCGACGAAGATCGCCGTCGCCCGGTCGTGCGCCGGGCACGCGGCATCGGTCGTCGTCCGGAACACCCATCAGGCGCACGGCGCGATCGGCACCACACAGGAGCATCCGCTGCACCTGTTCACGCTGGCCGCCCTCGACTGGCGCAGCGAGTTCGGCACCACCCGGGCATGGGACCGAGCACTCGGGGCGCTGGTCCGGGCCGCTCCGACGCAGCTGTGGCCCGTCGTGATCGGTCAGGCGGAGCGGGCGGCACGCCGATGA
- a CDS encoding acyl-CoA dehydrogenase family protein: protein MPTLMPAAVRETPELIDLRRRVREFIAARRDAGEFTPTVDTWLSGWDVAFTTALAEQGWLGMTIPTEFGGHGRTFLERFVVTEELLAAGAPVAAHWIADRQVAPTILRYGSDAIKQAYLPRITAGQMFFGIGMSEPDSGSDLASVRTRAEKVDGGWRVHGTKLWTSGGHEADAFIALVRTAPVEEVPGGRPNRHAGLSQLLVKLKDPGVEIRPVISANGLHHFNEIHLDGVFVADDHVIGELGDGWKQVTSELSFERSGPERFLSTYGLVDEITRNDEVDIDDAELGRIVGRLGGLHQMSLSVATALQKGEAADVPAALVKVLGTSLEGDIADVADLALPAGGTGAVSILTRRAVTQRPGFTLRGGTNEILRGVIARGLGMR, encoded by the coding sequence ATGCCCACACTGATGCCCGCCGCCGTGCGGGAGACTCCGGAACTGATCGACCTGCGCCGCCGTGTGCGCGAGTTCATCGCCGCCCGACGCGACGCGGGCGAGTTCACCCCCACCGTCGACACCTGGTTGAGCGGCTGGGACGTCGCCTTCACCACGGCGCTCGCCGAGCAGGGCTGGCTCGGCATGACGATCCCCACCGAATTCGGCGGACACGGCCGCACCTTTCTCGAGCGGTTCGTCGTCACCGAGGAGCTCCTCGCCGCGGGAGCACCTGTCGCCGCCCACTGGATCGCCGACCGCCAGGTGGCGCCGACCATCCTGCGCTACGGCAGCGACGCCATCAAGCAGGCGTACCTGCCGCGCATCACCGCGGGCCAGATGTTCTTCGGCATCGGCATGAGCGAACCCGACTCCGGGTCGGACCTGGCGAGCGTCCGCACCCGCGCCGAGAAGGTCGACGGCGGATGGCGTGTGCACGGCACCAAGCTGTGGACCTCGGGCGGGCACGAGGCGGACGCCTTCATCGCACTGGTGCGGACCGCCCCGGTCGAGGAGGTGCCCGGCGGACGCCCGAACCGACACGCCGGACTGAGTCAGCTGCTCGTGAAATTGAAGGATCCGGGCGTCGAGATCCGCCCGGTGATCTCGGCCAACGGTCTGCACCACTTCAACGAGATCCACCTCGACGGTGTGTTCGTCGCCGACGACCACGTGATCGGCGAACTCGGCGACGGCTGGAAGCAGGTCACCTCGGAACTCAGCTTCGAACGCAGCGGGCCCGAACGATTCCTGTCCACGTACGGACTCGTCGACGAGATCACCCGGAACGACGAGGTCGACATCGACGACGCCGAACTCGGTCGTATCGTCGGACGGCTCGGCGGACTGCACCAGATGTCGCTCTCGGTGGCGACCGCCCTGCAGAAGGGCGAGGCCGCCGACGTACCCGCGGCCCTGGTCAAGGTGCTCGGCACGTCACTCGAAGGAGACATCGCCGACGTCGCCGACCTTGCTCTGCCCGCGGGGGGCACCGGTGCGGTGTCGATCCTCACCCGACGCGCGGTGACGCAGCGTCCCGGATTCACCCTGCGCGGCGGAACCAACGAGATCCTGCGCGGCGTCATCGCCCGCGGGCTGGGCATGCGGTGA
- a CDS encoding helix-turn-helix domain-containing protein, with amino-acid sequence MAERPATVRPRHRMVDRVSGILEFVARSEGVSLTEISRHVGAPVSSVQGLVNGLVATGYLDERARVYRLGVAPYFLNLLAGRGAVNRILHEDLVALHEKTGSTSAVLSVAVGSDIVYIDHVSDDPHTAYLAERFLRRSLIRTSTGWVLMADWESRDLWAYLETLGDDDRPRVQKLLDELESIRTTDMSVLPNIAEDPDLDGISIAVRERGRVVAAVGVVGRHDELARNRERIVDALRAQARAWDARG; translated from the coding sequence GTGGCAGAACGACCGGCGACGGTGCGCCCTCGTCATCGCATGGTCGACCGTGTATCGGGAATCCTCGAGTTCGTGGCCCGCTCGGAGGGCGTCTCGCTGACCGAGATCTCACGCCACGTCGGGGCCCCGGTCTCGTCCGTCCAGGGCCTGGTGAACGGCCTCGTCGCCACCGGGTATCTCGACGAGCGGGCGCGTGTGTACCGGCTGGGCGTCGCACCGTACTTCTTGAATCTGCTCGCCGGACGAGGCGCGGTGAACCGCATCCTGCACGAGGACCTCGTCGCGCTCCATGAGAAGACGGGCAGCACCAGCGCGGTCCTGTCGGTGGCGGTCGGTTCCGACATCGTCTACATCGACCACGTGTCCGACGATCCGCACACGGCCTACCTGGCCGAACGATTCCTTCGACGGTCACTGATCCGGACGTCGACGGGATGGGTGCTGATGGCCGACTGGGAGTCGCGCGACCTCTGGGCCTACTTGGAGACCCTCGGCGACGACGACCGGCCGCGGGTCCAGAAGCTCCTCGACGAACTCGAGTCCATCCGGACCACCGACATGTCGGTGCTGCCGAACATCGCCGAGGACCCCGATCTCGACGGCATCTCGATCGCGGTCCGCGAACGCGGTCGCGTGGTGGCCGCGGTCGGTGTCGTCGGGCGGCATGACGAACTGGCCCGCAACCGCGAGCGGATCGTCGACGCCCTCCGAGCCCAGGCCCGCGCGTGGGACGCGCGCGGGTGA